A genomic stretch from Candidatus Hydrogenedentota bacterium includes:
- a CDS encoding 3'(2'),5'-bisphosphate nucleotidase — protein sequence MFPDAPSEILFIERLLYESAALAQAIREDGQLRSLSKSDRSPVTAADFAVQALASYRLQAAFPGAVLVGEEGAQALRNGEDRALLDTIVHHLSPFIPEVNGNALCDWIDGGAGAPNDNFWTLDPIDGTKGYIRGGQYAIALACIRNGTVVYGGLACPVLDLQDPSSDTGGGIVAVAGRGHNAWYTSSNDNHVSVTEMRVSTCDNLSEARLMRSYEGAHTDVTAMEKLGQLLGITQERHLPMDSQAKYTFMAAGGAEMLFRLLSPAQPDYRECIWDQAAGSLLLEEAGGRITDLKGKTLDFSQGKRLNANEGLFASNGLLHDLGLNALASLL from the coding sequence ATGTTTCCTGATGCCCCGTCAGAAATTCTATTCATTGAAAGGCTGCTCTATGAAAGCGCCGCCCTTGCCCAAGCAATACGGGAAGATGGGCAGTTGCGCAGCCTATCTAAAAGTGACCGATCACCGGTGACCGCTGCAGACTTCGCCGTACAAGCATTGGCATCGTATCGCTTGCAAGCCGCCTTTCCCGGCGCTGTACTCGTTGGCGAGGAAGGCGCGCAAGCCCTGCGCAACGGAGAAGACCGTGCACTCCTTGACACGATTGTGCACCACCTTAGCCCTTTCATTCCCGAGGTAAACGGCAACGCCCTCTGCGATTGGATCGACGGCGGCGCGGGCGCGCCTAATGATAACTTCTGGACGCTGGATCCCATTGACGGAACCAAAGGTTATATCCGAGGCGGACAATACGCCATTGCCTTGGCATGTATTCGCAACGGAACGGTTGTTTACGGCGGCTTGGCTTGCCCTGTCCTTGATCTACAGGACCCTTCATCCGACACAGGCGGGGGAATCGTCGCTGTGGCAGGGCGGGGACACAACGCTTGGTATACGTCGTCGAATGACAACCATGTATCCGTCACTGAAATGCGCGTTTCCACTTGCGACAATTTGAGCGAGGCACGGCTTATGCGCTCCTATGAAGGAGCCCACACCGATGTAACTGCCATGGAAAAGCTCGGGCAATTGCTCGGTATCACGCAGGAACGGCACCTGCCTATGGACAGCCAAGCAAAATATACCTTCATGGCCGCGGGAGGCGCTGAAATGTTGTTCCGCCTCTTATCCCCTGCTCAGCCCGATTATCGTGAGTGTATTTGGGATCAAGCGGCGGGCTCACTCCTACTCGAAGAGGCAGGCGGCAGGATAACCGATTTAAAGGGCAAGACCTTGGACTTCTCTCAAGGGAAACGGCTCAACGCCAACGAAGGTCTTTTTGCCTCTAACGGGCTGCTCCATGATCTCGGTCTCAACGCGCTCGCATCGTTGTTATAA